A genomic segment from Microcoleus sp. AS-A8 encodes:
- a CDS encoding Hsp20/alpha crystallin family protein — protein sequence MALIRWEPFREIDSLQREMNRLFDSLSPAPTTNENMGVAFIPPAEIHETPEAIQLKLEIPGMEAKDLDVHVTAEAVSISGERQSEIQSEEKGVTRSEFRYGQFRRVIPLPTPIQNDKVKADYKNGILSLTLPKVEAEKTKVVKVNIG from the coding sequence ATGGCACTGATTCGTTGGGAACCTTTCCGAGAAATTGACAGCCTACAACGGGAAATGAACCGTTTGTTTGATAGTCTTTCACCCGCCCCTACCACCAATGAAAACATGGGGGTTGCCTTTATCCCTCCTGCTGAAATCCACGAAACTCCAGAAGCGATTCAGTTAAAACTGGAAATTCCTGGCATGGAGGCGAAAGATTTGGATGTGCATGTGACGGCTGAAGCCGTATCAATTAGCGGGGAACGCCAATCTGAAATTCAGTCGGAGGAAAAAGGCGTTACTCGCAGCGAATTCCGCTACGGTCAATTTCGGCGAGTCATTCCGTTACCGACTCCCATTCAAAATGACAAAGTTAAAGCGGATTACAAGAATGGCATCTTGAGCTTGACTTTACCAAAAGTTGAAGCCGAAAAGACTAAAGTCGTTAAAGTCAACATCGGTTAA
- a CDS encoding glycoside hydrolase family 9 protein, with protein sequence MKISKMLIFIIVIALSCVFAIAYGFSAKSNAQTPSKAAASKIVINQVGYYPNTTKTALLLNLSAPQPGKVQLVSNRTKRAVFETELSAPQQDAASQDIIQTIDFSKFNKEGSYYLKSGDIKSYPFQIGKNIYRESLSKLLRSYYLQRCGVAVRDSASGVNHPPCHISDGLVAHTDAFNQDGKPKRATGGWHDAGDYGKYVGPTAVTVGRLLSLYEQYPNLFSDRQLAIPESGNRRPDILDEVKVGLDWMLTMQREDGAVYRKLSGKEWPGAIVPHEDKQPRYLYGISTPETAKFAAAMAMANRIYAPYDAKFAQNCLKAAQKAWSFLQTEPSTKVDWVQGDDNGSGGYLNQSPEGRLQTDTNDRLWAAAELLITTGNSAFEQYLTQNIASWTYSLYEWSDPSPLGMTDYLMLTGRKGSDPLKQQIKEKLLQRADSLMQKVASSGYRLANQDFIWASNKRAAEEGITLLYAYRLTGNQDYLKAAVDQLDYLVGRNHFNKSFITGVGSNSVRNVHHRIAQAKKIVIPGLMVGGPNAKAEDGIAPKGLGPLSYLDDERSYATNEYAIDYNASVIGLMGMLMAEAN encoded by the coding sequence ATGAAAATCAGCAAAATGTTAATTTTTATTATCGTAATTGCGCTCAGCTGCGTTTTTGCGATCGCATACGGCTTCTCAGCCAAGAGTAATGCTCAAACTCCCAGTAAAGCTGCCGCCTCAAAAATTGTTATTAATCAAGTTGGCTACTATCCTAATACTACTAAGACAGCTCTATTGCTCAATTTGAGCGCTCCCCAACCGGGCAAAGTCCAACTGGTTAGCAACAGAACTAAACGGGCTGTTTTTGAAACTGAATTGAGCGCACCGCAACAAGATGCCGCCAGTCAGGATATCATCCAGACTATTGATTTTTCCAAATTTAATAAAGAAGGTTCTTATTACCTAAAATCCGGCGATATTAAGTCCTATCCTTTCCAGATTGGGAAAAACATCTATCGAGAATCCTTGAGCAAACTCCTGCGTTCTTACTACTTGCAGCGGTGCGGTGTTGCTGTAAGAGATTCGGCGAGTGGGGTGAATCATCCCCCCTGCCATATCAGCGATGGACTGGTTGCTCATACAGATGCCTTCAATCAAGATGGGAAGCCAAAACGCGCTACAGGTGGCTGGCATGATGCTGGGGATTACGGCAAATATGTTGGGCCAACTGCCGTGACTGTTGGTCGATTGTTAAGCCTGTACGAGCAATATCCTAATTTATTTAGCGATCGCCAACTTGCCATTCCTGAGAGTGGGAATCGTCGTCCCGACATCCTGGATGAAGTTAAAGTTGGATTGGATTGGATGCTGACGATGCAACGGGAGGATGGCGCTGTTTACCGCAAGCTCTCAGGAAAAGAGTGGCCTGGAGCAATTGTGCCCCATGAAGATAAACAACCCCGATATCTCTATGGCATCTCTACTCCAGAAACGGCCAAGTTTGCCGCTGCAATGGCAATGGCGAATAGAATTTATGCACCCTATGACGCTAAATTTGCTCAGAACTGTTTGAAAGCAGCTCAGAAAGCTTGGAGTTTTCTACAAACAGAACCCTCAACGAAAGTAGATTGGGTTCAAGGGGACGATAACGGTTCTGGTGGATACCTAAATCAGTCTCCTGAAGGTCGTCTGCAAACAGATACAAATGATAGGCTTTGGGCTGCCGCAGAATTGTTAATTACTACGGGTAACTCAGCCTTTGAGCAATACCTAACTCAAAACATCGCTTCTTGGACTTATAGCCTCTATGAATGGAGTGACCCTTCTCCTTTGGGCATGACTGACTATCTGATGCTGACAGGTCGGAAAGGTTCAGATCCTCTAAAACAACAAATTAAGGAAAAGCTCCTACAACGGGCAGACTCTCTGATGCAAAAGGTTGCTTCTAGTGGCTACCGTTTGGCTAATCAAGATTTCATCTGGGCTTCTAATAAAAGGGCGGCTGAAGAGGGAATCACTCTACTTTATGCCTATCGTCTCACAGGCAATCAAGACTACTTGAAAGCCGCCGTTGACCAGTTGGATTATCTAGTAGGACGAAATCATTTTAATAAATCCTTCATTACGGGGGTAGGCTCCAACTCGGTGCGGAACGTACATCACCGGATAGCACAAGCCAAAAAAATCGTAATTCCCGGTTTAATGGTGGGTGGGCCTAATGCTAAGGCGGAGGATGGAATTGCACCAAAAGGGTTGGGGCCGTTGAGCTATCTCGATGATGAACGGTCTTATGCCACAAATGAATATGCGATTGATTACAATGCTTCTGTGATTGGACTAATGGGAATGTTAATGGCAGAGGCGAATTGA
- the msrP gene encoding protein-methionine-sulfoxide reductase catalytic subunit MsrP, producing the protein MTIIRVPKSWEIPERDVTPESAYLNRRRFLKTLMGAGIGASLMPILGCEKREEVNSKLAVTLDTASLEAKRNPAFSEVDRPTTEQILAGQYNNYYEFGMTKSIWQAAQALPTEDWKVEVRGLVKNPRTYDLDDLQKAFPMEERLYRFRCVEAWSMVIPWIGFPMKSLIAAVEPMDKAKFVRFISYYDSKITAGPFWTLGQRLPWPYTEGLRLEEMANDLAFFAIGNYGHLLPKQHGAPIRAVLPWKYGFKGAKSIVKIEFVEAQPATFWNTIDSHEYDFEANVNPQKPHPRWSQATEKFISQGPDLKWKKRPTLPYNGYGEYVASLY; encoded by the coding sequence ATGACAATTATCCGCGTGCCTAAATCCTGGGAAATCCCAGAGCGAGACGTTACCCCAGAATCCGCCTATCTCAATCGTCGTCGATTCCTGAAAACCCTGATGGGGGCTGGTATCGGAGCAAGCCTGATGCCAATTCTCGGCTGTGAGAAGAGAGAGGAAGTCAATAGCAAATTAGCCGTAACTCTGGATACCGCCAGTTTAGAGGCTAAGCGTAATCCCGCTTTTTCTGAGGTTGACCGACCGACTACAGAGCAAATTCTGGCAGGACAGTATAACAACTACTATGAGTTCGGCATGACCAAATCCATTTGGCAAGCGGCTCAGGCATTGCCAACCGAAGACTGGAAAGTTGAGGTGAGGGGTTTGGTGAAGAATCCGCGCACTTATGATTTAGATGATTTGCAGAAAGCTTTTCCCATGGAAGAGCGCCTCTATCGCTTTCGCTGTGTCGAAGCTTGGTCGATGGTGATTCCCTGGATTGGATTCCCCATGAAATCGCTCATTGCGGCGGTCGAGCCAATGGATAAAGCAAAGTTTGTCAGGTTTATTTCTTATTATGATTCTAAAATCACAGCCGGCCCTTTCTGGACATTAGGGCAAAGGCTACCATGGCCTTATACGGAAGGGTTGCGACTTGAGGAAATGGCAAATGATCTGGCATTCTTTGCCATTGGCAATTACGGTCATCTGCTACCGAAGCAGCATGGTGCGCCAATTCGAGCCGTGTTGCCTTGGAAGTATGGATTCAAGGGAGCAAAGTCGATTGTCAAAATTGAGTTTGTTGAGGCTCAGCCTGCAACATTTTGGAACACTATCGATTCCCATGAATATGATTTTGAGGCCAACGTTAATCCCCAAAAACCTCACCCTCGTTGGTCACAAGCGACGGAGAAATTTATTAGCCAAGGGCCGGATCTGAAATGGAAAAAACGCCCAACGCTTCCTTATAACGGTTATGGAGAATATGTGGCGAGTTTGTATTAG
- a CDS encoding tetratricopeptide repeat protein — MPDDAEAWACRGLTLGHLQRYAESIESFNRAVLLNPKDVRIWLNRGISLSEWGKQEEAIASFDKVLALQPKDSEAWTNRGNSLVLLGRHQDAIADYDKAIKFNSNYYKAWSNRANAQFNLGHFRRAIACYDKALSIQSDDPEVWYNRGCTLMAEGRIQDAIASYDKAIEINPKHVPSWMNRGNSLSNQGNQKEALACYEKAIKIQPNDSHAWNNRGFILRRMGRLKEAVASYEQAVKCMPENYEAWDNQGYILVLLGRYKEAMANFEKALEINANHVNAIYNKGYCYARQGKVTLAVNYIEQAIEINPDKYRQVAKTDPGLDCLRKNKRFQALIEDSKGKGR; from the coding sequence ATCCCTGATGATGCCGAGGCTTGGGCTTGTCGAGGGTTAACGCTAGGGCATTTGCAGCGCTACGCCGAGTCAATTGAGAGCTTTAATCGCGCAGTACTGTTGAATCCGAAGGATGTGCGAATTTGGTTAAATCGAGGTATTTCTCTGTCCGAGTGGGGAAAACAGGAAGAGGCAATTGCCAGTTTTGATAAAGTTTTAGCCCTTCAACCCAAGGACTCTGAAGCTTGGACGAATCGGGGTAATTCCCTGGTGTTATTGGGTCGCCATCAAGATGCGATCGCTGATTATGACAAGGCGATAAAATTTAATTCAAATTACTATAAGGCTTGGAGTAATCGAGCCAATGCACAGTTTAACTTAGGTCACTTTCGGCGGGCTATTGCCTGCTATGACAAAGCCCTATCCATTCAGTCGGATGACCCAGAAGTGTGGTACAACCGGGGCTGTACGTTGATGGCAGAGGGGAGAATACAGGATGCGATCGCAAGTTATGACAAAGCAATAGAAATCAATCCAAAGCATGTCCCGTCTTGGATGAATCGCGGCAATTCACTATCAAATCAAGGCAATCAAAAAGAGGCATTAGCTTGCTATGAAAAAGCGATAAAAATCCAGCCAAATGACTCTCACGCTTGGAATAATCGTGGATTCATCTTGCGGCGGATGGGACGTTTGAAAGAAGCTGTAGCCAGCTATGAACAAGCCGTGAAATGTATGCCTGAGAACTATGAAGCTTGGGACAATCAGGGTTATATCTTGGTTTTGTTGGGGCGGTACAAGGAAGCAATGGCAAATTTCGAGAAGGCTTTAGAGATTAATGCTAATCATGTCAATGCTATTTATAACAAAGGTTACTGTTATGCTCGACAGGGTAAGGTGACATTAGCGGTTAATTATATAGAACAGGCGATTGAGATTAATCCAGATAAATATCGGCAAGTTGCCAAAACCGATCCAGGTTTGGATTGTCTGCGGAAGAATAAGCGGTTTCAGGCTTTAATTGAGGATAGTAAGGGTAAGGGGAGGTGA
- a CDS encoding tetratricopeptide repeat protein — protein sequence MSTLLLERQDEVIASLEKLLENKPDKDNTWYNQGNALFNLGRLDEAIASYDKPLEIQPNFYEAWYNRGNALFYLGRYEEAIASYDKALQIQPNSHEAWYNRGIALFSLGAYEEEIASYDKAIAIKPDDHEAWYNRGNALLKLGCYEEAIANYDKAIAIKHDKDKAWNNRGAALGKLGRYEEAIASYNKAIEIKPDKDEAWYNRGIALSDLECYEEAIASYDKALELKPTFYQAEYNRGIALSDLGHHEEALASYDKVLKIKPDFYEALYNRGIELRNLERLEEAVASYDKALAIKPNEYEVWYHRGTALGELGYLEKALASFNRAIGIKPDKYEAWYNQGTVLLKLGYSQEAIASFDKATGMKLDLHQAWSNRGYALVNLGRYDEAIASYNKALEVEPDYHEAWYNKACCYAFQGNVEQAIENLRQAINLSPDEYREKAKTDSDFDSIREDERFQALIQEESDWEEGEIDEQEWLRAAASSPAFDFLKDPEEDTYNSATSLQLIIEYPATLPDALQQTREQFEQEAKWAMAVKLFEMKRISSGTAAQLLGTDRVTFLLNLYRYGAAMIDLEEEELLSDLENA from the coding sequence ATGAGTACCCTCCTTTTAGAACGTCAGGATGAAGTAATTGCGAGCCTCGAAAAACTTCTAGAAAATAAACCCGATAAAGACAATACCTGGTACAACCAGGGCAATGCACTATTTAATTTAGGACGCTTAGATGAGGCAATCGCTAGCTACGACAAACCCCTAGAAATTCAACCAAATTTCTATGAAGCCTGGTACAATCGAGGCAATGCATTGTTTTACTTGGGACGCTATGAAGAAGCGATTGCCAGTTACGACAAAGCCCTGCAAATTCAACCAAACTCTCACGAAGCGTGGTACAACCGAGGCATTGCGCTGTTTAGCTTGGGAGCTTATGAAGAAGAGATCGCCAGCTACGACAAAGCCATTGCAATTAAACCTGATGACCACGAAGCCTGGTACAACCGGGGCAATGCACTGCTTAAGTTAGGATGCTATGAAGAGGCGATCGCTAACTATGATAAAGCCATTGCAATTAAACACGACAAAGACAAAGCCTGGAACAACCGGGGCGCTGCACTGGGAAAATTGGGACGCTATGAAGAGGCGATCGCTAGCTATAACAAAGCCATTGAAATTAAACCCGATAAAGATGAAGCCTGGTACAACCGAGGTATTGCCTTGTCTGACTTGGAATGCTATGAAGAAGCAATTGCTAGCTATGACAAAGCTCTGGAATTGAAACCCACTTTCTATCAAGCTGAGTACAATCGGGGCATTGCCTTGTCTGACTTGGGACACCATGAAGAGGCGCTCGCTAGCTATGATAAAGTACTCAAAATCAAACCAGACTTCTACGAAGCTTTGTACAACCGAGGCATCGAGTTAAGGAACTTGGAACGGCTAGAAGAGGCGGTCGCTAGCTACGACAAAGCCCTTGCAATTAAACCCAATGAGTACGAAGTCTGGTACCACCGGGGTACTGCGCTGGGGGAATTGGGATATCTGGAAAAGGCGCTCGCCAGCTTCAATAGAGCCATAGGAATTAAACCAGACAAGTACGAAGCCTGGTACAACCAAGGTACTGTTCTTTTGAAATTAGGATATTCTCAAGAGGCGATTGCTAGCTTTGACAAAGCTACAGGAATGAAACTAGACCTTCACCAAGCCTGGAGCAACCGGGGTTATGCGTTGGTGAATTTGGGGCGCTACGACGAGGCGATCGCTAGCTACAACAAAGCCTTAGAAGTCGAACCGGACTACCACGAAGCCTGGTACAACAAAGCTTGCTGTTATGCCTTTCAAGGCAATGTTGAGCAAGCTATTGAGAACTTACGACAAGCCATCAATCTGAGTCCTGATGAATACCGAGAGAAGGCAAAAACTGACTCAGATTTTGACAGCATTCGAGAGGATGAGCGGTTTCAGGCTTTAATTCAGGAAGAAAGCGATTGGGAAGAAGGAGAAATAGACGAACAAGAATGGCTTCGAGCAGCAGCCAGCAGTCCAGCATTTGATTTCCTCAAAGACCCTGAAGAAGACACGTACAACTCAGCTACTTCCTTACAGCTCATAATCGAATATCCAGCTACACTTCCAGATGCTCTACAACAAACAAGGGAACAGTTTGAGCAAGAAGCTAAATGGGCAATGGCAGTCAAGTTATTTGAAATGAAACGTATATCTTCGGGGACAGCAGCTCAATTATTAGGTACAGATAGAGTTACTTTTCTGCTGAACTTGTATCGTTATGGCGCAGCCATGATTGACCTCGAAGAAGAGGAACTTTTATCTGACTTGGAGAATGCCTGA
- a CDS encoding DUF3368 domain-containing protein, with protein MPETEKIVIDAAPLISLVAALGDLKVLQSLYYQVLVPFEVCQEILVGGSSGFAVAEFEAATWLEKWSNPLEISLPLLTSSLDRGEAAVIQLAINESIKTVCIDETVGRRFAKLNGLLLTGSIGILLRAKKEGYSFSMQEAIERMKNRGIGLSEKVVTFALNQAGESEGFDSTL; from the coding sequence ATGCCTGAAACTGAAAAAATTGTAATTGATGCTGCGCCACTCATTTCGCTTGTAGCAGCTCTGGGTGATTTAAAAGTCCTACAATCTCTTTACTATCAAGTGCTAGTTCCTTTTGAAGTCTGCCAGGAGATACTTGTAGGCGGTTCCAGTGGTTTTGCAGTAGCAGAATTTGAGGCTGCTACTTGGTTAGAGAAATGGTCGAATCCTCTGGAGATTTCCCTGCCTTTGCTCACGTCTTCGCTGGATCGAGGTGAGGCAGCTGTGATTCAACTAGCCATAAATGAAAGCATCAAGACTGTCTGCATCGACGAGACAGTGGGCAGGCGTTTTGCTAAATTAAATGGGCTTTTACTCACAGGTTCTATTGGCATTTTGCTGCGTGCCAAAAAGGAAGGGTACTCATTCTCTATGCAAGAAGCCATTGAGCGGATGAAAAACCGAGGTATTGGACTGAGTGAAAAAGTCGTCACTTTTGCGCTTAACCAAGCTGGTGAGAGTGAGGGCTTTGACAGCACCCTTTAG
- a CDS encoding type II secretion system F family protein gives MALPNRLTLHQKAQFFYQLASALNSGMSVQQSLTLMRQNGHPSFQRYLQQVSVAVDGGQDLASALAVDSGYFDSWTISLIRLAEYSGSLAQTCEQLAIAAEAQTRRRRLGRSVRFSVITTIWSLLILSAAILNPNATGLLRLEFWLRSLAIALLLWGISFFLSRYSSQGSRQLAMKLPIVGKLIQARSLLDLAQLRLPLSCGLSPLTAVELLKEHLPDPIMRANLTRAARLIRMGQPLSRSLEGKVPPTAMEMIRTGEATGNLDTALENVAQYYETELEQGLKLLQASLRPLSFVAIASLVAVVGIRGLTVLLDSLPG, from the coding sequence GTGGCTCTACCCAACCGATTAACGCTTCACCAAAAAGCCCAGTTCTTTTATCAGTTGGCATCTGCGCTCAACTCTGGCATGAGTGTGCAGCAGAGTTTAACCTTGATGCGTCAGAATGGGCATCCTTCATTCCAGCGCTATTTGCAACAGGTTAGTGTGGCGGTAGATGGGGGTCAAGACTTAGCTTCAGCACTGGCAGTTGACTCTGGCTATTTTGACAGTTGGACAATTAGCTTGATTCGCTTGGCAGAATATAGTGGTTCATTAGCCCAAACTTGTGAGCAATTAGCGATCGCAGCCGAAGCTCAAACCAGACGGAGACGACTGGGGCGTTCAGTGCGATTCTCAGTCATTACCACAATTTGGAGTCTACTGATTTTATCAGCCGCAATTCTTAATCCTAACGCCACAGGTCTGCTCAGACTGGAATTTTGGTTGAGAAGTTTAGCGATCGCACTACTGTTATGGGGCATCAGTTTCTTCCTTTCTCGCTATTCCAGTCAAGGTTCACGCCAACTCGCCATGAAGTTGCCGATTGTGGGTAAGCTAATTCAGGCGCGATCGCTGCTTGACTTAGCCCAGTTACGGTTACCTTTAAGTTGTGGTCTCTCCCCTCTCACCGCTGTAGAATTGCTCAAAGAGCATCTTCCAGACCCGATCATGAGAGCCAATCTCACCCGTGCTGCGCGACTCATCCGCATGGGGCAACCCCTCAGCCGTTCTCTGGAAGGTAAAGTACCGCCGACGGCGATGGAGATGATTCGCACAGGTGAAGCAACGGGCAATCTCGATACGGCACTGGAAAACGTAGCCCAATACTACGAAACAGAGTTAGAACAAGGACTAAAACTGCTACAAGCGAGTTTACGTCCCCTAAGCTTTGTGGCGATCGCAAGTTTGGTTGCCGTCGTAGGTATTCGGGGTTTAACCGTGTTGCTTGACTCACTACCCGGTTAA
- a CDS encoding helix-turn-helix domain-containing protein: MGSLGEKLKQQRESLNLTQRKVADEVGVTIITVQNWEAGRHIPKLYPKQMKALCEVLKFTVEDLADWQDGEKSAD; this comes from the coding sequence ATGGGTAGTTTGGGAGAAAAGCTCAAACAACAACGAGAATCGCTCAACTTAACACAGCGAAAAGTTGCTGATGAAGTGGGTGTAACTATAATCACTGTGCAAAACTGGGAGGCTGGCAGACATATCCCTAAACTCTATCCAAAACAGATGAAAGCGTTATGTGAAGTTTTGAAGTTCACAGTCGAGGATCTAGCTGACTGGCAGGATGGAGAGAAATCAGCAGACTGA
- a CDS encoding helix-turn-helix domain-containing protein, which translates to MASVGEKLKQRRNLLNLTQQQVADELGVTVTTVKNWEAGRYIPKLYLPQTKALCDLLNFTLEDLAD; encoded by the coding sequence ATGGCTAGTGTGGGGGAAAAGCTCAAACAACGACGCAATTTGCTCAATTTGACGCAGCAGCAAGTCGCTGATGAATTGGGTGTGACTGTAACCACTGTGAAAAATTGGGAAGCTGGCAGATATATTCCAAAGCTCTATCTACCACAGACGAAAGCCTTGTGCGATCTTCTGAACTTCACACTAGAGGATTTAGCAGACTGA
- a CDS encoding helix-turn-helix domain-containing protein → MTSLGKKLKQRREALNVTQRQIALELDVTVTTVQNWEADRHIPKLYPKQMKALCDILKFTVEDLAEWQDG, encoded by the coding sequence ATGACTAGTTTGGGGAAAAAGCTCAAACAACGACGAGAAGCGCTGAATGTGACACAGCGGCAAATTGCTCTTGAATTGGATGTGACTGTAACCACTGTGCAAAACTGGGAAGCTGACAGACATATCCCTAAGCTCTACCCAAAACAGATGAAAGCCTTGTGTGACATTCTGAAGTTCACGGTAGAGGATTTAGCAGAGTGGCAGGATGGATAA
- a CDS encoding helix-turn-helix domain-containing protein, translated as MNSGRELMRLRKRLGLTQKQVADAVGVTDQSVSNWEAGRFEPRLTISQMQALCRVLQCSLDELPSFNDAQKPE; from the coding sequence ATGAACTCAGGCCGTGAGCTGATGAGGCTAAGGAAACGACTGGGACTGACCCAAAAACAAGTAGCGGATGCAGTAGGCGTTACTGACCAAAGTGTAAGTAATTGGGAAGCTGGGAGATTTGAACCTAGGCTTACTATTAGTCAGATGCAGGCTCTATGTCGGGTCTTGCAATGTTCCTTAGATGAATTACCTAGCTTCAATGATGCACAGAAGCCGGAGTGA
- a CDS encoding McrC family protein translates to MSAARIIQLTEYIPIKLEREEIPPAIEEALWRNYRNQVKVESPSFQNGRKWKLTSQGWVGHIPLTPEFHLTLLPKVQLKNLFGMLEYAYQLKKKSFRFLEGLVDCQSLEDFYSRLAHLLARRILERGRKGFYRAYVPKTGKLAYVRGRMNIRQAIQKPWDVKLNCQYEEYSGDIEENQILAWTLFIIGRSGLCSERVSPIVRQAYHTLQGFVTLQPISPEDCIGRIYNRLNEDYRPLHALCRFFLESSGASHERGAYTMLPFLVDMARLYELFVAEWLKEYLPRHLLLKFQEQVNISKTVYFKTDLVVYDISTGTARYILDTKYKTPTQPAADDIAQVVAYAVSKNCQEAILVYPENLAHPLDEWVGDIRVRSLTFYLKDDLDHAGQVFLQNLLVSKSR, encoded by the coding sequence ATGAGTGCGGCACGAATTATTCAGCTAACTGAATATATCCCTATAAAGCTTGAACGGGAAGAAATTCCACCAGCAATTGAAGAAGCCTTGTGGCGTAACTATAGAAATCAGGTCAAGGTAGAATCTCCATCCTTTCAGAATGGCAGAAAGTGGAAACTCACATCTCAGGGATGGGTTGGTCATATTCCCTTAACTCCAGAATTCCACCTTACGCTACTTCCCAAAGTTCAGCTAAAAAATCTCTTCGGGATGTTGGAGTATGCCTACCAACTGAAAAAGAAAAGTTTTCGTTTTCTTGAAGGATTAGTTGATTGCCAATCCCTAGAAGACTTCTACAGCCGATTAGCTCATCTCTTAGCCCGTCGCATTCTTGAGCGCGGACGTAAGGGATTTTACCGCGCCTATGTCCCGAAAACGGGTAAGCTAGCGTATGTTCGAGGCAGGATGAATATTCGGCAAGCTATTCAAAAGCCTTGGGATGTTAAACTTAACTGCCAGTACGAAGAATATAGCGGCGATATTGAGGAAAATCAGATTCTCGCTTGGACTCTTTTTATCATTGGTCGCAGCGGTTTATGTTCGGAACGAGTATCACCAATAGTGCGACAAGCCTATCACACTCTACAAGGTTTTGTTACGCTTCAGCCTATCTCTCCGGAAGATTGTATTGGACGAATCTATAACCGCCTGAACGAAGATTATCGACCTTTACACGCGCTTTGTCGATTCTTTTTAGAAAGCAGTGGAGCGAGTCATGAAAGGGGAGCATACACAATGCTACCCTTTTTAGTTGACATGGCTCGTCTTTACGAACTTTTTGTTGCCGAATGGCTTAAGGAATACTTACCACGACACTTATTGCTCAAATTTCAGGAACAAGTCAATATCAGCAAAACCGTGTATTTTAAGACTGACTTAGTGGTGTACGATATCTCAACTGGAACAGCACGCTACATTCTGGACACAAAATACAAAACCCCCACTCAACCCGCAGCCGATGACATTGCTCAAGTGGTAGCCTATGCTGTGTCTAAAAATTGCCAGGAAGCGATTTTGGTTTACCCTGAAAATTTGGCTCATCCTTTAGATGAATGGGTAGGAGACATCCGAGTTCGTAGCTTAACTTTCTATTTAAAAGATGACCTCGATCACGCAGGACAAGTCTTTTTACAGAATTTACTTGTCTCCAAGAGTCGCTAG